Proteins from a genomic interval of Chryseobacterium indologenes:
- a CDS encoding FKBP-type peptidyl-prolyl cis-trans isomerase, with the protein MTIENNHVVAVKYILHTIEEDGSKVLVEETTTENPLTFLYGVGMMIPKFEQNILGLKAGDKAAFVIQPEEAYGERQPDAIAQLPIEMFKESGTPPIGAILPLSDNQGNNFQAFVVEVTPEVVVADLNHPMAGKVLDFQVEVLSTRPATEEELSHGHAHGIDGTEGH; encoded by the coding sequence ATGACAATTGAAAACAATCACGTTGTAGCTGTAAAATACATTCTTCACACCATCGAAGAGGATGGAAGTAAAGTTCTTGTAGAAGAAACAACAACAGAAAATCCACTTACATTCTTGTACGGTGTGGGAATGATGATTCCAAAATTTGAGCAAAATATCTTAGGATTGAAAGCTGGTGATAAAGCTGCTTTTGTAATTCAGCCGGAAGAAGCTTACGGTGAAAGACAACCTGATGCTATCGCACAATTGCCAATCGAGATGTTTAAAGAATCAGGTACTCCTCCGATCGGGGCGATTTTACCTTTATCAGACAACCAGGGAAATAACTTCCAGGCGTTTGTAGTAGAAGTAACTCCGGAGGTTGTTGTAGCAGATCTTAACCACCCAATGGCAGGTAAAGTATTAGATTTCCAGGTAGAAGTGCTAAGCACTCGTCCGGCAACAGAAGAAGAATTGTCTCACGGACATGCACACGGAATTGACGGAACTGAAGGTCACTAA
- a CDS encoding YchJ family protein, whose translation MNCPCCSGKSYEECCKPYHTGEKHAPTAEALMRSRFSAFAVPNGEYLMETTLPGKRKYHNKQDLQEWGEINEWTKLEIIQTPALNHVEFKAYYTDQDGHPQVHHEFSVFQKMHERWYYVSGEFLD comes from the coding sequence ATGAATTGTCCCTGCTGCTCAGGAAAAAGTTATGAAGAATGCTGCAAACCTTATCATACAGGAGAAAAGCATGCGCCAACTGCTGAAGCCTTAATGCGCTCCCGATTTTCTGCCTTCGCTGTTCCGAATGGAGAATATTTAATGGAAACTACCCTTCCGGGCAAAAGAAAGTACCACAACAAACAGGATCTTCAGGAATGGGGCGAAATCAATGAGTGGACAAAACTGGAAATCATCCAGACGCCCGCATTAAACCATGTAGAGTTTAAAGCGTATTACACAGATCAGGACGGCCATCCTCAGGTTCATCATGAGTTTTCTGTTTTTCAAAAAATGCATGAACGCTGGTATTATGTTTCAGGAGAATTTTTAGATTAA
- a CDS encoding M3 family metallopeptidase codes for MKNISSVLLISALAFNQSCTTMKKTDTQQEIPAPDPSLSSNPFMKKSKLQYEAPEFDKIKNEHFKPAFDFGLKQHAAEIEKIANNPASPTFENTIVELEKSGEVLKRAIIVFSNLTSANTNPTLQALDQEYAPIFAAHSDKMYLNENLYKRIKSIKEDGLDSESKKLLQYYKQNFEIAGANLSTADKEKLKQYNQELASLSTQYSNKLLEARKQGGVFFADAKELDGLSADEIAAAAADAKTAGQPGKYLLALQNTTQQPLLQNLKNRSTREKLFKASWTRAEKGDANDTRETIEKLAKLRLKKAQILGKKNFAEWKLQDQMAKTPEAATKLMNQVATPAVETARREAKDIQDLIDQQKGGFKVEPWDWNFYAEQVRKAKFDLDESEIKPYFEITTVLEKGVFFAAEKFYGLTFKKRTDLPVYHPDVVTYEVFDHDGKSIAIYYLDFYTRDSKNGGAWMSNFVEQSYLMGTKPVIVNCYNYQKPAPGKPSLISFDDVSTIFHEFGHSIHGMFASQKYPSLSGTNVPRDFVEFPSQINEHWALDPVVLKNYAVHYETKQPIPQTLVEKIKKASTFNQGYMTTELISAAELDMDWHTVSDEKQFIPVLDFEKQSLANHGFNLATVPPRYHTPYFAHIWGGGYSAGYYAYLWSETLDNDAWEWIKNNGGLTRENGDRFRKYILSVGNSVDLNQAFRDFTGHDPDIKPLLRNRGFIK; via the coding sequence ATGAAGAATATTTCATCGGTATTATTAATTTCTGCCTTGGCGTTCAATCAATCTTGTACTACAATGAAAAAAACCGATACTCAACAGGAAATTCCTGCTCCTGACCCGTCTTTATCTTCTAATCCGTTTATGAAGAAAAGCAAGCTTCAATACGAAGCTCCGGAATTTGATAAAATTAAAAACGAACATTTCAAACCGGCTTTTGATTTTGGTTTAAAACAACATGCTGCTGAAATTGAAAAAATTGCCAACAACCCGGCTTCTCCTACTTTTGAAAATACAATTGTAGAATTGGAAAAAAGTGGCGAAGTTTTGAAAAGAGCAATCATTGTTTTTTCGAATCTTACAAGTGCTAATACCAACCCTACATTACAGGCATTAGATCAAGAATATGCACCAATTTTTGCTGCACATTCCGATAAAATGTACCTGAATGAAAATCTTTATAAAAGAATCAAATCGATCAAAGAAGACGGATTAGATTCTGAAAGTAAAAAGCTTCTTCAATATTACAAACAAAATTTTGAGATTGCAGGTGCTAATCTTTCAACGGCTGACAAAGAGAAATTAAAGCAATATAACCAGGAACTTGCCTCTCTTTCTACTCAGTACTCCAATAAATTACTGGAAGCAAGAAAGCAGGGAGGGGTATTCTTTGCTGATGCAAAGGAACTTGACGGGCTTTCTGCAGATGAAATCGCTGCGGCTGCAGCTGATGCTAAGACTGCAGGACAACCTGGAAAATATCTTCTGGCTTTACAGAATACTACGCAACAACCTCTTTTGCAAAATTTAAAAAACAGATCCACAAGAGAAAAACTTTTCAAAGCTTCGTGGACGCGTGCTGAAAAAGGTGATGCCAATGACACCAGGGAAACCATTGAAAAACTGGCTAAACTTAGACTGAAAAAAGCACAGATCTTAGGTAAAAAGAATTTCGCAGAATGGAAATTACAGGACCAGATGGCCAAAACTCCTGAAGCTGCTACTAAGCTAATGAATCAGGTGGCTACTCCGGCTGTAGAAACAGCAAGACGTGAGGCAAAAGATATTCAGGATCTGATTGATCAGCAAAAAGGAGGTTTCAAAGTAGAACCTTGGGACTGGAATTTCTATGCAGAGCAAGTAAGAAAAGCAAAATTCGACCTTGATGAGAGTGAAATAAAACCTTACTTTGAAATCACTACGGTTTTAGAAAAAGGAGTTTTCTTCGCAGCAGAAAAATTCTACGGACTAACGTTCAAAAAAAGAACAGATCTTCCGGTTTACCATCCTGATGTTGTAACCTACGAGGTTTTCGATCACGACGGTAAATCGATTGCTATTTACTATCTTGACTTCTACACCAGAGACTCTAAAAACGGTGGAGCATGGATGAGCAATTTCGTTGAACAGTCTTACTTAATGGGTACAAAACCTGTCATCGTAAACTGCTACAACTATCAGAAACCGGCTCCGGGAAAACCTTCATTAATCAGTTTTGATGATGTTTCAACAATTTTCCATGAATTTGGACACTCGATCCACGGGATGTTTGCAAGTCAGAAATACCCTTCATTATCCGGAACTAACGTACCGAGAGACTTCGTGGAGTTCCCGTCACAAATTAACGAGCATTGGGCACTGGATCCGGTTGTACTGAAAAATTATGCCGTTCATTACGAAACAAAACAGCCGATTCCGCAAACATTGGTAGAAAAAATAAAAAAAGCATCAACATTCAATCAGGGATATATGACCACTGAATTGATCTCTGCTGCTGAACTTGACATGGACTGGCATACAGTAAGCGATGAAAAGCAGTTTATTCCTGTTTTAGATTTTGAAAAACAATCGTTGGCAAATCACGGATTCAATTTAGCAACAGTTCCGCCGAGATACCATACTCCTTATTTTGCTCACATCTGGGGAGGTGGCTATTCAGCAGGATATTACGCTTACTTATGGTCTGAAACTTTGGATAATGACGCATGGGAGTGGATTAAAAACAATGGCGGCTTAACAAGAGAAAATGGAGACCGTTTCAGAAAATATATTCTTTCCGTAGGAAATTCTGTAGACCTTAACCAGGCATTCAGAGATTTCACAGGACATGATCCGGACATTAAGCCTCTACTAAGAAACAGAGGATTTATCAAATAA
- a CDS encoding DUF2807 domain-containing protein encodes MKTRTLFIFSALVVLASCNERHEKKNREKSGWVEKVINKESGPMQQKEFTGEFDEIQVSQAIDAEVIKSETEKVVISAPQSIINEVLVDNEGGKLHIHYKRGIRVMNINNVSAKIYTKDFSKLGADSAAKITVKDKFTQEKTDIEVSSAGSVSGDLEANDFNINAGSSSNFSGKVWAVNLDIEASSGSSIDISGKAKHADVSASSGSSISAQQVIADNVEADASSGASVQLSAVSSVKASASSGGSVDISKKGELKNVSKDESSGGSVSIQ; translated from the coding sequence ATGAAAACAAGGACTCTTTTTATTTTTTCAGCCTTAGTGGTATTGGCCTCATGTAACGAAAGACATGAGAAGAAAAACAGAGAAAAAAGCGGATGGGTAGAGAAAGTAATCAATAAAGAAAGCGGCCCGATGCAGCAGAAAGAATTTACCGGAGAATTTGATGAAATCCAGGTTTCACAGGCTATTGATGCAGAGGTGATCAAGTCGGAAACTGAGAAAGTAGTTATTTCAGCTCCTCAAAGTATAATCAACGAAGTTCTTGTAGATAATGAAGGGGGAAAGCTCCATATTCATTATAAAAGAGGAATCAGAGTGATGAATATCAATAATGTAAGCGCGAAAATTTATACTAAAGATTTTTCGAAACTTGGAGCCGATTCTGCGGCAAAAATTACCGTAAAAGATAAATTTACCCAGGAAAAAACGGATATTGAGGTGTCAAGTGCGGGAAGTGTCTCCGGTGATCTTGAGGCGAATGATTTTAACATCAATGCAGGCAGCAGCAGTAATTTCAGTGGAAAGGTCTGGGCGGTAAACCTTGATATTGAGGCGTCTTCCGGATCAAGTATTGATATTTCAGGAAAAGCAAAACATGCAGACGTGAGTGCTTCTTCAGGAAGTAGTATTTCTGCCCAGCAGGTTATTGCAGACAATGTAGAAGCTGATGCTTCCAGTGGTGCAAGTGTCCAGTTGAGCGCGGTGTCTTCTGTAAAGGCGTCAGCATCATCAGGTGGAAGCGTTGATATTTCTAAAAAAGGCGAACTGAAAAACGTAAGTAAAGACGAAAGCAGTGGCGGAAGCGTAAGCATTCAATAA